A region of Thermovibrio ammonificans HB-1 DNA encodes the following proteins:
- a CDS encoding NTPase encodes MKIALTGRPGIGKTTCVKRAVSLLSVPAVGFWTEEIRKNGRRWGFKVVRTDGKEALLASVEGRSPYKVGRYKVFVREFEAFLFPFLNSALNPTSVAVIDEIGKMELLSRRFARFVEQLILSEGPALVTIPQKDVHPLVAQIRSSGRFKVITVTLQNRDKLPEKIVNLLEGRDGEEGAEKP; translated from the coding sequence ATGAAAATTGCCCTAACCGGAAGACCGGGAATAGGTAAAACCACCTGTGTTAAAAGGGCAGTTTCTCTTCTTTCCGTTCCCGCTGTGGGTTTCTGGACCGAAGAGATAAGGAAAAACGGCCGCCGCTGGGGTTTTAAAGTTGTAAGAACCGACGGCAAAGAGGCTCTGCTTGCAAGTGTAGAAGGCCGTTCACCGTATAAAGTGGGCCGTTACAAGGTTTTCGTTCGGGAGTTCGAGGCCTTCCTTTTCCCATTTCTCAACTCTGCGTTAAACCCAACCTCTGTAGCCGTTATAGATGAAATAGGTAAAATGGAGCTGCTTTCCCGCCGGTTTGCTCGCTTTGTTGAGCAACTTATTCTCAGCGAAGGCCCGGCCCTTGTTACCATTCCCCAGAAAGACGTTCACCCGCTGGTTGCCCAAATCCGCTCATCAGGTAGATTTAAAGTTATTACAGTTACGCTTCAAAACAGAGATAAACTGCCGGAGAAAATAGTAAACCTGTTGGAGGGTAGAGATGGAGAAGAAGGAGCAGAAAAACCTTAA
- the fabZ gene encoding 3-hydroxyacyl-ACP dehydratase FabZ → MDIVEIMETIPHRYPFLLVDKIVEFEPKKRIVGIKNVTMNEPFFQGHFPGHPIFPGALLVEAMAQVGCILMFKSFDISPKEYVVYFMGIDKARFRKPVRPGDTVKFVLEPTVIKSRLSKMKGEAYVGDELVCDAQIMAMITRK, encoded by the coding sequence ATGGACATAGTGGAGATTATGGAGACCATTCCCCACAGATACCCCTTCCTCCTTGTAGACAAAATCGTTGAGTTTGAACCGAAAAAACGGATAGTCGGCATCAAAAACGTTACGATGAACGAGCCCTTCTTCCAGGGCCACTTCCCCGGCCATCCCATATTTCCCGGGGCGCTCCTCGTAGAGGCAATGGCCCAAGTGGGCTGCATTCTCATGTTCAAGTCCTTCGACATCTCCCCCAAAGAGTACGTTGTCTACTTCATGGGAATAGACAAAGCCCGTTTCAGAAAGCCGGTTCGCCCGGGAGACACGGTAAAGTTCGTCCTTGAACCTACCGTTATAAAGAGCAGGCTCTCCAAGATGAAAGGAGAGGCCTACGTAGGCGATGAGCTCGTTTGCGATGCCCAAATAATGGCGATGATTACGAGGAAGTGA
- the lpxA gene encoding acyl-ACP--UDP-N-acetylglucosamine O-acyltransferase encodes MAQVHPLAVVEKGAELDEGVIVEPFAYIGPRVKVGRGTVVKKGAVIEGRVTIGENCTIYASHIGVEPQDLKYKGEDTEVIIGNGVKIREYVTIHRGTAGGGGVTKVGNNVLLMAYVHVAHDVIIGNNAIVANAVQIAGHVEIGDFAVIGGLTGIHQFVRIGKHAMVGGASAVHRDVPPFLLAQGNRARLEGVNIVGLKRRGFSREAIRTLTAAFEVIFKSDEPIQKALERALEEFGDSPEVRELVEFVRNSKRGICPA; translated from the coding sequence ATGGCTCAGGTTCACCCCCTTGCGGTTGTGGAAAAAGGTGCAGAGCTCGATGAGGGCGTTATCGTTGAACCGTTTGCCTATATCGGTCCCCGCGTTAAAGTGGGTAGGGGAACGGTTGTAAAAAAGGGTGCGGTTATAGAGGGAAGAGTTACCATAGGTGAGAACTGTACAATATACGCCTCCCACATAGGCGTTGAGCCTCAAGATTTAAAGTACAAGGGAGAGGATACAGAAGTTATCATAGGTAACGGTGTAAAAATCAGGGAGTACGTGACAATCCACCGAGGAACTGCCGGCGGAGGCGGAGTCACAAAGGTGGGCAATAACGTGCTCCTTATGGCCTACGTCCACGTTGCCCACGACGTTATCATCGGGAATAACGCCATAGTTGCAAACGCCGTTCAGATAGCCGGCCACGTAGAAATAGGTGACTTTGCCGTTATCGGCGGCTTAACGGGGATTCACCAGTTTGTCCGTATAGGTAAACACGCCATGGTAGGAGGGGCCTCCGCCGTTCACAGAGACGTGCCCCCTTTCCTCTTGGCTCAGGGAAACAGGGCGCGTCTTGAGGGAGTAAACATAGTGGGCCTTAAAAGGCGCGGTTTCTCCCGGGAGGCCATAAGAACCCTAACGGCCGCCTTTGAGGTCATCTTTAAGTCCGATGAGCCCATTCAGAAGGCCCTTGAAAGGGCCCTTGAGGAGTTCGGAGACTCTCCGGAAGTGAGAGAGCTTGTAGAGTTCGTCAGAAACAGTAAGAGAGGTATCTGTCCGGCTTGA
- a CDS encoding peptidase zinc-dependent: MALASLYTVGVALPFVEEEAEKVLKEKFNLSPRFEGALPPDSTGARGSQLLAEVQLQHALALKPSDSLFVVVLTPYDLYSNGLNFVFGVAYPFKGCIVSYARLISEDDSLFLSRFRKELTHEMGHVFGLPHCPNPSCVMHFSNSLADTDAKSENFCQLCSEKLRRVMVELGLI; the protein is encoded by the coding sequence ATGGCTTTAGCGTCCCTTTACACGGTGGGAGTAGCCCTTCCCTTTGTAGAAGAAGAAGCCGAGAAGGTCCTTAAGGAAAAGTTTAACCTGAGCCCCCGTTTCGAGGGGGCCTTGCCTCCCGATTCTACCGGAGCCAGAGGCTCTCAGCTTCTTGCCGAGGTTCAGCTTCAGCATGCCCTTGCCCTAAAACCTTCCGACTCTCTCTTTGTCGTTGTTTTAACGCCTTACGACCTCTACTCCAATGGCTTAAACTTCGTTTTTGGGGTTGCTTACCCTTTTAAAGGCTGCATAGTCTCGTATGCACGTTTAATCTCTGAAGACGACAGCCTCTTCCTTTCCCGTTTCAGGAAAGAACTGACCCATGAAATGGGGCATGTTTTCGGTCTGCCTCACTGTCCGAATCCCAGCTGTGTTATGCACTTTTCAAATAGCTTGGCAGATACCGACGCTAAAAGCGAAAATTTTTGCCAGCTCTGCTCAGAAAAGCTCCGTAGAGTCATGGTAGAACTCGGTCTAATTTGA
- the hslO gene encoding Hsp33 family molecular chaperone HslO, with translation MEKKEQKNLKVLPQREQLVKELTDQVKEDLKNYFKDRDYGVIAVTREDALRAFIVKTTNLCEIARLRHKLSPMATAVLGRALTGAILLTSLLKHGTNQRVLLRIEGDGPIGLVVAEANAKGEVRGFVQNPNVETFIKEENGRKKFDIAKAVGKGTLTVVKDLGFGTPYESSVPLVSGEIAQDIAYYLLKSEQIPSAVAIGVLVGEDGKVEAAGGFLAQPLPGASESAVEKLEKNVTSLPPVSTLIKEGKRPEEIAELIFKGFTTELLALKELSFRCRCSKEVAKGGIVAMPEEEIKSLIQEGGASVKCKFCGEEYHFSKEELEEILKEKQQGNN, from the coding sequence ATGGAGAAGAAGGAGCAGAAAAACCTTAAAGTCCTTCCCCAAAGGGAACAGCTCGTAAAGGAGCTAACAGACCAGGTAAAAGAAGACCTCAAGAACTACTTTAAAGACCGAGACTACGGCGTTATAGCGGTAACCAGGGAAGACGCTCTCAGGGCCTTCATTGTGAAAACAACCAACCTCTGTGAGATAGCGCGCCTCAGACATAAACTCTCTCCTATGGCAACGGCGGTTCTCGGCCGTGCCTTAACAGGAGCGATTCTGTTAACCTCTCTCCTCAAACACGGGACCAACCAGAGGGTACTCCTCAGAATAGAGGGAGATGGCCCTATAGGCCTTGTTGTAGCGGAGGCGAATGCCAAGGGAGAGGTAAGAGGGTTTGTCCAGAACCCGAACGTAGAAACCTTCATAAAAGAGGAGAACGGCAGGAAGAAGTTCGATATAGCCAAAGCGGTCGGTAAAGGCACCCTGACCGTTGTTAAAGACCTCGGCTTTGGAACTCCCTACGAGAGCTCCGTTCCCCTTGTTTCCGGAGAGATAGCCCAAGACATTGCCTACTACCTGCTTAAATCGGAACAGATTCCCTCTGCTGTGGCTATAGGCGTTCTTGTGGGTGAAGACGGAAAAGTGGAAGCTGCCGGAGGTTTCCTTGCCCAACCTCTTCCCGGCGCTTCCGAGTCTGCTGTAGAGAAGCTCGAGAAAAACGTTACCTCTTTACCCCCTGTAAGCACCCTTATAAAAGAGGGTAAAAGGCCCGAAGAGATTGCAGAACTTATATTCAAAGGCTTTACTACTGAACTGCTTGCCCTTAAAGAGCTCTCTTTCCGCTGTAGGTGTAGTAAGGAAGTTGCCAAGGGCGGTATAGTTGCAATGCCGGAAGAGGAGATAAAATCCCTGATTCAGGAAGGCGGTGCCTCCGTTAAGTGCAAATTCTGCGGTGAGGAGTATCACTTCTCCAAAGAAGAGCTTGAGGAGATACTTAAAGAGAAACAGCAGGGGAACAACTGA
- a CDS encoding purine-nucleoside phosphorylase — protein MVEEAAKKIKELLKEEEFFAAVVGGSGIELPGVEREIPYSEIPNMPLPAVPGHKGVVKLLSLNGKKVLFFEGRFHYYEGREDWEIRFIPELCSLLGVRVFIPTCASGAVSRKAAESEIGVIYDHINLLGRNPLVGLIKSYGARVFVNGKKFYSKRLVNAFLKKALELGIDAVPAVLAANLGPNYETYTEIRLLEVLGVDCVSMSTVPEVIAANFYGMECVALTVFTNDTLNPEASHEEVLEKAAERSAKLGKLIGEALIHL, from the coding sequence ATGGTTGAAGAGGCCGCAAAAAAGATTAAAGAGCTACTGAAAGAGGAAGAGTTCTTCGCAGCAGTTGTGGGCGGCTCTGGTATAGAGCTACCGGGAGTGGAGAGAGAGATTCCCTACTCGGAAATTCCCAATATGCCCCTGCCAGCGGTTCCGGGACATAAAGGGGTGGTAAAGCTGCTCTCTCTAAACGGTAAAAAGGTCCTCTTTTTTGAGGGAAGGTTCCACTACTACGAGGGAAGGGAGGACTGGGAAATAAGGTTTATACCCGAGCTCTGCAGTTTACTGGGCGTAAGGGTTTTCATACCAACCTGCGCTTCGGGAGCCGTGTCGAGAAAGGCTGCAGAGTCGGAAATAGGAGTTATCTACGACCATATTAACCTGCTCGGAAGGAACCCGCTTGTCGGACTGATAAAGAGTTACGGAGCAAGAGTTTTTGTAAACGGCAAAAAGTTTTACAGCAAAAGGTTGGTTAACGCTTTTCTAAAAAAGGCCTTAGAGCTCGGGATAGATGCCGTTCCGGCGGTTTTAGCCGCAAACCTCGGTCCTAACTACGAAACTTACACGGAAATTAGACTGCTTGAGGTTTTAGGTGTAGACTGCGTGAGTATGTCTACGGTTCCAGAGGTTATAGCGGCAAATTTCTACGGAATGGAGTGCGTTGCTCTCACCGTGTTCACAAACGATACTTTAAACCCGGAAGCTTCCCATGAAGAGGTTTTAGAGAAAGCGGCCGAAAGGTCGGCAAAGCTCGGTAAGCTCATAGGAGAGGCCCTTATTCATCTTTAA
- a CDS encoding MBL fold metallo-hydrolase, whose protein sequence is MKLTRESLQNRLVFLGTAGARYVAFGFMRQAGGLYWNFGGYNLHVDPGPGAFVHAHRKGIEPFWTDAVLLTHRHLDHCADVNHILEAMTLGGKRKKGKLLCPSDAVNQDPVVLEYTRQNIEETILIEEKKELMLFENLKLTFPVRHVHGVETYGVIFNWNGKHFGYLTDTKFFPELLEAYSPAKDLLIINTTLYSPNPKIDHLSAKDAKEIIAFVKPTLAVLTHFGKTMLSAKPWEVAASIEKETGVKTLAAYDNMIIDLNILEVVRQRR, encoded by the coding sequence TTGAAGCTGACAAGGGAGTCACTCCAGAACCGCCTTGTTTTCCTTGGAACTGCCGGTGCCCGTTACGTTGCCTTCGGCTTCATGCGTCAGGCCGGAGGCCTTTACTGGAACTTCGGCGGCTACAACCTTCACGTAGACCCGGGCCCCGGAGCCTTTGTCCACGCCCACAGGAAGGGAATAGAGCCCTTCTGGACAGACGCCGTTCTGCTTACACACCGCCACCTGGACCACTGTGCCGACGTAAACCACATACTTGAAGCCATGACCTTGGGCGGTAAGAGGAAGAAGGGGAAGCTCCTTTGTCCTTCCGATGCGGTTAACCAAGACCCCGTAGTTCTTGAGTATACCCGTCAGAACATAGAAGAGACGATTCTAATAGAAGAGAAAAAAGAACTTATGCTGTTTGAAAACCTTAAACTCACTTTCCCGGTTCGCCACGTTCACGGCGTTGAAACTTACGGCGTTATCTTTAATTGGAACGGCAAACACTTCGGTTACCTAACCGACACAAAATTCTTCCCCGAACTCCTCGAGGCCTACTCCCCTGCCAAAGACCTCCTCATAATCAATACAACCCTCTACTCTCCAAATCCAAAAATAGACCACCTAAGCGCAAAAGACGCAAAGGAAATCATTGCATTCGTTAAACCTACCCTTGCCGTTCTGACCCATTTTGGCAAAACGATGCTCTCGGCAAAACCTTGGGAAGTTGCTGCTTCCATAGAAAAAGAGACCGGCGTTAAAACTCTGGCCGCCTACGATAACATGATTATCGACCTTAACATCCTTGAAGTTGTGAGGCAGCGCCGTTGA
- a CDS encoding ammonium transporter: MAVEEGIKHLVQSLNVFYLLAGAVMILSMHAGFAFLEAGTVRRKNQVNALVKIIVDVAVATVAYYFIGYPLAHKVCFIKPASALVSDQGLELVRFFFLLMFAACISAIVSGGVAERMKFRPYVIAGFFLAGVIYPIFEALIWGERWSPAFQGWVEHIFGAPIHDFAGSMVVHGLGGIIALPAILLLGPRMGRYVRGKSKPIPVSNIPYLALGSWILIIGWFGFNVMSSQKLTDISGLVAVNSLMATAGGIIGGLLFGKNDPGFIHNGALAGLVAICAGSDIVNPVGAFVIGVVAAYIFIKFFVIFQERLKIDDVLGVVPLHGFNGIWGGIAAGIFGQKFLGGLGGVSLAAQIFGAVLMVVYALVAGFILYGSLKAVFGLRLSEEEEFNGADLSIHKITAYPEEKFRV; encoded by the coding sequence ATGGCCGTTGAAGAGGGCATTAAGCACCTTGTCCAGTCGCTTAACGTTTTCTACCTGCTTGCAGGCGCCGTGATGATTCTCTCTATGCACGCGGGTTTTGCCTTTCTGGAGGCGGGAACCGTTAGGAGAAAAAACCAGGTTAACGCCCTTGTGAAAATCATAGTTGACGTTGCTGTGGCCACTGTAGCTTACTACTTTATAGGCTATCCCCTTGCACACAAAGTGTGCTTCATTAAGCCTGCGTCGGCCCTTGTTTCCGACCAGGGCCTTGAGCTTGTCAGGTTCTTCTTCCTGTTGATGTTTGCCGCGTGTATATCGGCGATAGTGTCCGGAGGTGTTGCCGAACGTATGAAATTTAGGCCTTACGTTATAGCCGGCTTCTTCTTGGCCGGCGTTATCTACCCGATTTTCGAGGCCCTTATTTGGGGTGAGCGCTGGTCTCCGGCTTTCCAGGGCTGGGTAGAGCACATTTTCGGTGCACCCATTCACGACTTTGCCGGTTCTATGGTTGTTCACGGGCTCGGCGGCATTATAGCCCTGCCGGCCATTTTGCTTTTGGGACCCCGTATGGGCCGTTACGTTCGCGGGAAGTCTAAGCCCATACCCGTAAGTAACATTCCTTACCTTGCACTCGGCAGCTGGATTCTCATAATAGGGTGGTTCGGCTTTAACGTAATGAGTTCCCAGAAGTTAACGGATATCTCCGGACTTGTTGCCGTTAACTCTTTAATGGCAACTGCCGGGGGTATAATCGGAGGCCTGCTCTTTGGTAAGAACGACCCGGGATTTATCCACAACGGCGCTTTGGCGGGCCTTGTGGCCATATGTGCAGGCTCCGATATAGTTAACCCCGTGGGAGCTTTCGTTATAGGCGTTGTTGCCGCTTACATCTTTATAAAGTTCTTTGTAATCTTCCAGGAGAGGCTGAAAATCGACGACGTTCTCGGTGTTGTTCCTCTCCACGGCTTTAACGGTATATGGGGAGGAATAGCTGCCGGAATCTTCGGTCAGAAGTTTCTCGGGGGGTTAGGCGGTGTCTCTCTTGCGGCCCAAATTTTCGGTGCGGTTCTGATGGTTGTTTACGCCCTTGTAGCCGGCTTT